Proteins found in one Drosophila busckii strain San Diego stock center, stock number 13000-0081.31 chromosome 2R, ASM1175060v1, whole genome shotgun sequence genomic segment:
- the LOC108595286 gene encoding protein CBFA2T3, with product MALDGKAIIKEEITDKDAYDAATAAAAAAAAAVAVATSTAVVPTAPSIATAAAAAAAAAAANTAAATNAAAISRRLKGDSSSSDKSSNSTSSNSSSSNSSSSSKDNNSQASSTHTPNGSRERERHCRTPPDSPPRTPPHAHSPQQQQQQQQQQQQQQLQQRPLRNASASPVVNGSSSGNSPTPTPHAATLAAAAAAAAAAAHVEQARLLSKLRKFLGALLQFAQELAQPELSERVRALILSLCSGAISLEEFRLALQEAIQLPLRPYVMPLLKQSVALMQREILALARATNQTPLQYVSSNEQAVMELTPHGLNSEFGDIFVPLEQQQQQSAGSNGAALFKRRSSDSMMEHGGHNGNLQEWSEYAAYAQPPSKRLALHPASGHSLVAFDYSAAAAAAAAAAASDNYLQRDERELQRHAPPQVSRNPSAAANGGGGAAAAAAAGGEEEWKNIHTMLNCISAMVDKTKRAITILQQRGIEPQHGQSSNCQEVTPAAMAELRRQTEEKVAEFKRNAEDAVTQVKRQAVIEIQRAVVAAETRAAEIMTQERLRMEKFFMEMSRHSSGERDLDNKSPSITSAQNGSNLQQQCWNCGRKATETCSGCNMARYCSASCQYRDWDSHHQVCGNSRATELSAKHLHAASASGLRSAMATRSPPTPTAAAAAAAAAAAAHLQAAAAAASVRDVASGAAGGAVAAAAASAAPRALGPNGLGSK from the exons ATGGCGCTCGATGGCAAAGCGATAATTAAGGAGGAGATTACCGACAAGGACGCATATGACGCGgccacagcggcagcagcagcagcagcggccgcGGTCGCAGTGGCGACATCAACAGCTGTCGTCCCCACCGCCCCctcaatagcaacagcagcagcagcagcagcggcggcggcagcagccaacacagcagcagcaacaaatgcggCTGCAATTAGTCGAAGGCTTAAAGGTGA cagcagcagcagcgacaagagcagcaattccaccagcagcaacagcagcagcagcaacagcagcagcagcagcaaggacaacAATTCACAagccagcagcacacacacgcccaaTGGCAGTcgagagcgtgagcgacaCTGCCGCACGCCGCCGGACTCGCCACCACGCACGCCACCGCATGCACATtcgccacagcaacagcagcagcagcaacaacagcagcagcagcagcagctgcagcagcgaccaTTGCGCAATGCAAGCGCCTCGCCTGTtgtcaatggcagcagcagcggcaattcGCCCACGCCTACGCCACATGCAGCAACgctggctgccgctgctgccgccgctgctgctgctgcgcatgtgGAGCAGGCGCGACTGCTGTCCAAGCTGCGCAAATTTCTGGGCGCGCTGCTGCAATTCGCTCAGGAACTGGCACAACCGGAGCTAAGCGAACGCGTGCGCGCTTTGATACTGTCGCTCTGCAGCGGCGCCATTTCGCTCGAGGAGTTTCGCCTGGCGCTGCAGGAGGCCATACAATTGCCACTGCGTCCGTATGTGATGCCGCTGCTCAAGCAAAGCGTTGCGCTTATGCAGCGCGAAATTCTGGCGCTTGCACGCGCCACAAATCAAACGCCGCTGCAATATGTGAGCAGCAATGAGCAGGCGGTGATGGAGCTAACGCCGCATGGACTCAACAGCGAGTTTGGCGACATCTTTGTGCcgctcgagcagcagcagcagcaatcggcTGGCAGCAATGGCGCTGCGCTGTTTAAGCGACGCAGCTCAGACTCAATGATGGAGCATGGCGGGCACAATGGAAATTTGCAGGAATGGTCGGAGTACGCCGCTTACGCTCAGCCGCCCAGCAAGCGACTGGCGCTGCATCCAGCGAGCGGCCACTCGCTCGTCGCCTTTGACtacagcgctgcagcagcagcagcggcagcggctgccgCTAGCGACAACTACTTGCAACGCGATGAGCGTGAGCTGCAGCGTCATGCGCCGCCGCAAGTGTCGCGCAAtccaagcgctgctgctaatggtggcggcggcgcagctgctgctgctgctgctggcggcgagGAGGAATGGAAAAACATACACACCATGCTCAACTGCATCTCGGCCATGGTGGACAAGACCAAGCGCGCCATCACAATCTTGCAGCAGCGCGGCATTGAGCCGCAGCATGGCCAGAGCAGCAACTGCCAGGAGGTCACGCCCGCTGCCATGGCCGAGCTGCGACGCCAAACCGAAGAGAAAGTCGCCGAGTTCAAGCGAAATGCGGAGGATGCAGTTACTCAG GTCAAGCGTCAGGCTGTCATTGAAATTCAGCgcgctgttgttgccgctgaAACGCGCGCTGCCGAAATTATGACCCAGGAGCGTCTGCGCATGGAGAAATTCTTCATGGAGATGAGTCGTCATTCCAGTGGTGAGCGTGATCTCGATAACAAGTCGCCATCGATTACCAGCGCACAAAAT GGCAGcaatctgcagcagcaatgctgGAACTGCGGCCGCAAGGCAACCGAGACGTGCTCCGGCTGCAACATGGCGCGCTACTGCAGCGCCTCATGTCAATACAGGGACTGGGATAGCCATCACCAG GTGTGTGGCAATTCACGTGCAACAGAGCTGAGCGCCAAGCATCTGCATGCGGCAAGTGCCAGCGGATTACGCAGCGCAATGGCGACGCGATCACCACCAacgcccacagcagcagcagcggcggcggcggcagcagcggcggcgcatctacaagcagcagcagctgctgcaagtgtgCGCGATGTGGCAAGTGGagcagctggcggcgctgtggcagctgcggcTGCATCGGCGGCGCCCCGTGCGCTGGGGCCCAATGGTTTGGGCTCCAAATGA